In a genomic window of Colius striatus isolate bColStr4 chromosome 2, bColStr4.1.hap1, whole genome shotgun sequence:
- the MTRF1L gene encoding peptide chain release factor 1-like, mitochondrial isoform X2: MEVTAGVGGQEAMLFTSEIFDMYQRYAAYKKWKFEILDYFPSEIGGLRRAIASIAGLEAYKYMKFEGGVHRVQRVPKTEKQGRIHTSTMTVAILPQPDEMRLQINPKDLRIETKRASGAGGQHVNTTDSAVRIVHIPTGIVSECQQERSQIRNKEKAMQMLCAKLYNAKLEEETKKRNNVRKIQIGTKGRSEKIRTYNFPQDRITDHRISRSVHHIESFMLGEELLDEMIQTLKEYADYESLMEIISENEKKNLS; this comes from the exons ATGGAAGTAACTGCTGGAGTTGGAGGGCAGGAAGCCATGCTGTTCACCTCGGAGATATTTGATATGTATCAACGATATGCTGCCTACAAAAAGTGGAAATTTGAAATATTAGACTACTTTCCCAGTGAAATAG GTGGCCTAAGACGTGCAATTGCCAGTATAGCTGGTCTTGAGGCTTACAAGTACATGAAATTTGAAGGAGGAGTGCATCGTGTTCAGCGGGtgccaaagacagaaaaacaaggGCGCATTCACACCAGCACAATGACTGTTGCAATATTACCCCAACCTGATGAG ATGAGGCTGCAAATTAATCCAAAAGATCTACGGATAGAAACAAAGAGAGCTAGTGGAGCTGGAGGCCAACATGTCAATACCACAGACAGTGCTGTACGGATAGTTCATATTCCAACAg GGATTGTGTCTGAATGTCAGCAAGAAAGATCTCAAATTAGAAACAAAGAGAAGGCTATGCAAATGCTGTGTGCTAAACTGTACAACGCCAAACTGGAAGAAGAAaccaaaaagagaaacaatgtTCGAAAAATTCAA ATTGGGACTAAAGGAAGATCAGAGAAGATCAGAACATACAACTTTCCACAGGATCGGATTACTGACCACAGGATAAGCAGATCAGTGCACCATATTGAGTCTTTCATGCTAGGGGAAGAACTGCTAGATGAAATGATACAAACTCTGAAAGAATACGCTGATTATGAATCTTtaatggaaattatttcagaaaatgaaaaaaagaacctATCCTGA